AGTTAAATTTATACTTGGCTTTAGCCAGCCCACTAATGTGGGGTATAAAATTTTATTCGTATTATTTTATTATATTAACTCTTGTCGAAAGTTTCTGAGTAATAATATTTAAATCCGAAGTAGAATAATTATTGCCTGAAATATTGAATGTTTTCAAATTCTGCAAATTCCCTAGTTCATTTGGCAAACCAGTTAACTGGTTATTAGATAAATCTAAAACCTGTAAATTTGTGAGTTGGCCGATTTCTGCGGGCACGCCCGTCATCAGATTATTGCTGGCATTAAGGACTTTGAGATTTTTCAGCTGGTTGATTTGCGACTGGATTGCGCCAGTAATTTTATTATTGGAGATATTTAATTCTTCCAGATTAGTCATGTTAAAAACATAATCAGGGACTTTAGTTAAATTCTGATTGCTTAAATTCAGAGTGCTTGCCCCATAATTAAGATTGGTATTACTTGGGACATTGGTGTTAGTAT
Above is a genomic segment from Patescibacteria group bacterium containing:
- a CDS encoding leucine-rich repeat domain-containing protein; this translates as MKKLFLILFVALLLGGCSLAGQSTINTNTNTNVPSNTNLNYGASTLNLSNQNLTKVPDYVFNMTNLEELNISNNKITGAIQSQINQLKNLKVLNASNNLMTGVPAEIGQLTNLQVLDLSNNQLTGLPNELGNLQNLKTFNISGNNYSTSDLNIITQKLSTRVNIIK